In the genome of Halobacterium noricense, one region contains:
- a CDS encoding VanZ family protein: MTNRATTVTTATTSKDHHHFLPGHESPFVRSIPFPLVPRWLRYVGVLGVAGFLLYYSVLSAPPVNPPSPGPWWDKKLHVAAYLGLGLALAYATVDLRDRFWTRIALVLALAVGYGLLIEGIQATQPNRYASLNDALANIVGALLASTWFLVERHLRYVRPLNDEPVEYSE; encoded by the coding sequence GTGACGAACCGCGCGACGACCGTCACGACCGCGACGACGAGTAAGGACCACCACCATTTTCTTCCCGGTCACGAATCTCCGTTCGTGCGCAGCATTCCGTTCCCGCTCGTTCCGCGCTGGCTGCGATACGTTGGCGTGCTCGGCGTCGCTGGTTTCCTTCTCTACTATTCGGTGCTGTCGGCGCCGCCCGTGAACCCACCAAGCCCCGGCCCATGGTGGGATAAGAAACTCCACGTCGCCGCGTACCTCGGGCTTGGGCTTGCGCTGGCGTACGCTACTGTCGACCTCCGTGACCGCTTTTGGACGCGCATCGCGCTCGTCCTTGCACTCGCCGTTGGTTACGGCCTCCTCATCGAAGGGATACAGGCAACGCAGCCGAACCGGTACGCTTCACTTAATGACGCGCTCGCGAACATCGTCGGCGCGCTACTCGCGAGTACGTGGTTCCTCGTCGAGCGTCATCTACGGTACGTACGCCCGCTCAACGACGAGCCGGTCGAGTACTCAGAGTAG
- a CDS encoding undecaprenyl-diphosphate phosphatase, producing the protein MARSLLVAIVVGVLQGIFEWLPISSEGNITVALSWLGESPEQAVAFALFLHLGTALSATVYYRSEIREELALLRTWRPRHATGKTHASTTFLGVATLVSGVVGIASYAVLEEVVSALTGGMVVVAIGVLLVATGGFQRLSTAVDRTPTKQPGLVDAVLVGVAQGVAILPGVSRSGSTTGVLLLRGHEGPASFRLSFLLSIPAAVGGGLLAALDTGLGGVTLASGAAALASAAVVGYLTIDALMRVVERVPFWGVCVGLGAVAIAGGALLL; encoded by the coding sequence ATGGCTCGGTCACTGCTGGTAGCCATCGTCGTCGGTGTCCTGCAGGGCATCTTCGAGTGGCTTCCAATCTCTAGCGAGGGCAACATCACGGTCGCGCTCTCGTGGCTCGGGGAGAGTCCCGAGCAGGCAGTCGCGTTCGCGTTATTCTTGCATCTCGGCACCGCGCTCTCCGCGACAGTGTACTATCGCTCCGAAATCCGCGAGGAATTGGCGTTGCTACGGACATGGCGGCCACGACATGCAACCGGGAAGACACACGCGTCGACGACGTTTCTCGGCGTGGCAACACTCGTTTCGGGCGTTGTAGGGATCGCATCATACGCGGTGCTTGAGGAGGTCGTCTCCGCGCTGACGGGTGGGATGGTCGTCGTCGCGATCGGCGTCTTGCTCGTCGCAACCGGCGGGTTCCAGCGACTGTCCACAGCCGTCGATCGCACGCCAACGAAGCAGCCCGGACTAGTTGATGCGGTGCTCGTGGGTGTTGCGCAGGGCGTCGCGATTCTCCCCGGTGTGTCGCGATCAGGCTCGACGACGGGCGTGTTGTTGTTGCGCGGCCACGAGGGACCGGCGTCGTTCCGCCTCTCGTTCCTCTTGTCGATTCCCGCGGCCGTCGGCGGTGGACTTCTCGCTGCCCTCGACACCGGGTTGGGTGGCGTGACGCTCGCCAGTGGGGCTGCAGCGCTGGCGAGTGCGGCGGTCGTTGGGTATCTGACGATTGACGCGCTGATGCGTGTCGTTGAGCGGGTGCCGTTCTGGGGCGTCTGCGTCGGGCTTGGTGCGGTCGCTATTGCCGGCGGTGCGCTTCTACTCTGA
- a CDS encoding ISH3 family transposase produces MSTTQQADSEIHEDQLLNFLVNTLEEEVPLSLANNAEITTEGIYEVLVGACADGTSVSTLCASSQNGPAANTILYHLRTKFEPKRLERVANTLLRRDIVELLPEQVEVCADLHLRPYYGDEDDTENLYHSEAKRGTTAFHAYATLYARVKNKRYTLAVRRLEDGDTASSVLAEFLGVLDGLDADVKAVYLDRGFYDSKCLTLLQAHNYAYVVPIIQWGKTIQQELAEGWSRVIQHDLTGKLDGHSWTVEFPVYIDCTYLNGRYDDHGVARHGYAADAPFIETPRQARYHYSKRFGIESSYRLSEQAIATTTTRNATVRLLYVVVSLLLQNAWRYLHYEYVATPRRGGRRLWWWPYKEFVNMVRRAAWTALAVRRAVPANRPPDDRFHR; encoded by the coding sequence GTGTCTACGACCCAGCAAGCAGACAGTGAGATTCACGAGGACCAGCTTCTTAACTTTCTCGTCAACACCCTTGAGGAGGAAGTTCCGCTTTCCTTAGCCAATAACGCTGAAATCACTACTGAGGGCATCTATGAGGTCCTCGTCGGCGCTTGCGCCGACGGGACCTCTGTCTCTACGCTCTGTGCGTCGAGTCAGAACGGCCCCGCTGCCAACACGATCCTCTACCATCTCCGGACGAAGTTCGAGCCCAAACGGCTCGAACGAGTCGCTAACACGCTTCTTCGACGAGATATCGTCGAACTGCTTCCTGAGCAGGTGGAGGTCTGCGCAGACCTCCACCTGCGGCCCTACTACGGTGATGAAGACGACACGGAGAACCTCTATCACTCGGAAGCCAAGCGTGGAACCACCGCATTCCACGCCTACGCCACACTCTACGCGCGTGTGAAGAACAAACGATATACGCTGGCGGTGCGCCGTCTCGAAGACGGCGACACCGCCAGCAGTGTCCTCGCTGAGTTTCTTGGTGTACTCGACGGCCTTGACGCCGATGTCAAGGCCGTCTACCTTGATCGCGGATTCTACGACAGCAAGTGTCTCACGCTGTTGCAGGCGCACAACTACGCCTACGTGGTCCCGATCATTCAGTGGGGGAAGACGATTCAGCAGGAACTTGCGGAAGGGTGGAGTCGCGTCATTCAACACGATCTGACGGGGAAACTCGACGGTCACAGCTGGACCGTCGAGTTTCCCGTCTACATCGACTGTACGTACCTGAACGGACGGTACGACGACCACGGTGTGGCGCGTCACGGCTACGCCGCTGACGCGCCGTTTATCGAGACACCACGCCAGGCTCGATACCATTACTCGAAACGCTTCGGTATCGAGTCAAGCTATCGCTTGTCCGAGCAAGCGATAGCGACGACAACGACGCGAAACGCGACGGTGAGACTTCTGTACGTTGTGGTGAGTCTGCTCTTGCAGAATGCGTGGCGGTATCTGCACTACGAATACGTGGCGACGCCGCGCCGAGGCGGGCGTCGCCTCTGGTGGTGGCCGTACAAGGAGTTCGTGAATATGGTTCGGCGGGCTGCGTGGACGGCCCTCGCGGTGCGTCGGGCCGTCCCCGCGAATCGGCCACCTGACGACCGGTTCCACCGGTAG
- a CDS encoding type IV secretory system conjugative DNA transfer family protein, protein MSPEQFTTDRQYLHVQPSTDPLQPTDVARSITRLHRTTNETPTYEWLFVATGDTGPTGDRHIDWYVGSDDLQPVKRTLRQSLPTSVDLVETTTSYHDALDVDDPLESDADDTDDYAVAGVEWQGVGDRPDDWQTPLPALESFAGEHEGNWPLADLLDGLATTDAPALVQVLLTPKPDWTATKENRIVDLELNGDLRRHELGQAIFGSAADAITEPADDHDTTRATARRDDDTPTGRNARRRPDESTVHPSNARRIEAIHTVDTRQSFVVNARAVAVDTDSATTNTTIDAIASGFQSIRGDHYRVTPTTYPPDSDDARDLLDAICTRTTKTNPNRRKHVLPWVENASPAIVADPAAVGAFCVVDGPSLSPAASRALEPTPEDRTGIELPPRTILDRYLDEPGMTVGHPKTADRTTLDAMLSLPPTVQPLHTAIFGSTGAGKTAVGQRMQLANHAATDGATVYIDAKGDDAPEQYTKTHYARYDTLKDVYYFDCTEYLPALPFLTIEPLLEAGLDREWAVNAIAEHYIDLLAAAMGPEQFYSAEAAVEVIQQLIRALFDPVHGSDSISQQELLAAAAQFHETRNPPPVSDDTLHQKLASTAANNPNTFDSIMSAATRRIGSATNDARLAPLFEARADDQFDLRTALDEDCVIVFDLQGYGERSRTLLAVAILSQLWRALQRRQTTTHEQNLPLVNCYIEEAADLATTGILDTLLSQGRAFDLGVTLAMQFPEQLRDSHPRVYAELLNDVGTIITGQIGVDRRLTERLATSEYDADRIETRLHDIQRGEWLVSPAAPFAERQPRPFHVTSPPLPPGHPEGSKPLTGRTQREFERAFQAAKTHTHDEYGVPVGRAASGSTEPAAVDAGDASGSTLPAATATIPHTERFPDCLTYIDEPPYPLVSESSETDDTRYASTPDGMRRAIQSHHSLAEVDRANIPICSLDLTLTAAERAASDYSDAQLRFLTAVYMAHQQRFDRELEYDIVWDSMTHLEAYVGIDTDGVQALVDDGLLRVDCRRPHKLYTVTPEGRDVIDVGHREGIAHGDGTGDLSESSLHVAMVELGARLLEQELVGADQPGDRVQRYCGVADGRLDAAVLADDETIVATLEAERINNDRSEAIPRDFDQMAACNPDQAWWLVKTRSDAANLLRALHNPPDDDPRVPRTYSENMAPREYRLDTPGLTDVYTFEYARDTYLDETRPE, encoded by the coding sequence ATGTCCCCCGAGCAGTTCACAACCGACCGCCAGTACCTCCACGTCCAGCCGAGCACCGACCCGCTCCAACCGACCGACGTCGCGCGCTCGATCACGCGCCTCCACCGCACCACGAACGAGACGCCGACCTACGAGTGGCTGTTCGTCGCGACCGGTGACACCGGTCCCACGGGCGACCGCCACATCGACTGGTACGTCGGTAGCGACGACCTCCAGCCAGTCAAACGCACACTCCGCCAATCGCTCCCGACGTCCGTGGACCTTGTCGAAACCACCACCTCCTACCACGACGCACTCGACGTCGACGATCCACTTGAGTCCGACGCCGACGACACCGATGACTACGCGGTCGCAGGCGTCGAGTGGCAGGGCGTCGGCGACCGCCCCGACGACTGGCAGACCCCACTCCCCGCCCTCGAATCGTTCGCCGGCGAACACGAAGGAAATTGGCCGCTCGCCGACCTCCTCGATGGCCTCGCCACGACCGACGCCCCCGCACTCGTCCAGGTACTTCTGACGCCGAAGCCCGACTGGACCGCCACGAAAGAGAATCGCATCGTCGACCTCGAACTAAACGGGGACTTGCGCCGCCATGAACTCGGCCAGGCGATCTTCGGATCGGCCGCCGACGCTATCACCGAGCCCGCCGACGACCATGACACGACGCGGGCCACAGCGCGCCGCGACGACGACACGCCCACAGGACGGAATGCACGCCGTCGTCCCGACGAGTCGACCGTGCATCCGTCGAACGCCCGCCGCATCGAAGCCATCCATACCGTCGACACGCGCCAGTCGTTCGTCGTGAACGCGCGTGCGGTGGCAGTCGATACTGATTCGGCGACCACTAACACGACCATTGACGCGATTGCGTCGGGCTTCCAATCGATCCGCGGCGACCACTACCGCGTCACGCCCACCACGTACCCACCAGACAGCGACGACGCCCGAGACCTCCTCGACGCCATCTGCACGCGAACGACCAAAACCAACCCGAACCGCCGCAAACACGTCCTGCCGTGGGTCGAGAATGCGAGCCCGGCGATCGTCGCCGACCCCGCCGCCGTGGGGGCGTTCTGCGTCGTCGACGGGCCTTCGTTGAGCCCTGCAGCGAGTCGCGCGCTCGAACCCACACCTGAAGATCGCACGGGCATCGAACTCCCACCCCGCACCATCCTCGACCGCTACCTCGACGAACCCGGCATGACCGTCGGCCACCCCAAGACCGCCGACCGCACGACACTGGACGCGATGCTCTCGCTCCCACCAACAGTGCAGCCGCTCCATACGGCAATCTTTGGGTCGACCGGTGCCGGCAAAACGGCGGTCGGCCAGCGCATGCAGCTCGCCAATCACGCCGCTACGGACGGCGCCACCGTCTATATTGACGCGAAAGGCGACGACGCCCCCGAACAGTACACCAAAACCCACTACGCCCGCTACGACACCCTCAAGGACGTCTACTACTTCGACTGCACCGAGTACCTCCCCGCGCTCCCCTTCCTCACGATTGAGCCGCTCCTCGAGGCAGGATTGGACCGGGAGTGGGCCGTCAACGCGATCGCCGAACATTATATTGATCTCCTGGCGGCCGCCATGGGTCCCGAGCAGTTCTACAGCGCCGAAGCCGCCGTCGAAGTCATCCAGCAACTGATTCGGGCGCTGTTCGACCCCGTGCATGGATCGGATAGCATCAGCCAGCAGGAACTGTTGGCGGCGGCCGCCCAGTTTCACGAAACGAGGAACCCGCCACCAGTTTCGGACGACACGCTCCACCAGAAACTCGCCAGCACTGCGGCGAACAACCCCAACACGTTCGACAGCATCATGAGCGCCGCCACTCGTCGTATTGGGAGTGCCACGAACGACGCCCGCCTCGCCCCACTGTTCGAAGCGCGAGCCGACGACCAGTTCGATCTTCGGACGGCGCTTGACGAGGACTGCGTCATCGTCTTCGACCTCCAAGGGTACGGTGAACGCTCCCGGACGCTGCTCGCCGTCGCGATCCTCTCACAGCTGTGGCGCGCGCTCCAACGCCGCCAGACAACCACCCACGAACAGAACCTCCCGCTCGTCAACTGCTACATCGAGGAGGCCGCCGACCTCGCCACGACCGGCATTCTGGACACGCTCCTGTCACAGGGTCGCGCGTTCGACCTCGGCGTGACGCTGGCGATGCAGTTCCCCGAACAGCTCCGCGACTCCCACCCCCGCGTCTACGCTGAACTTCTGAACGACGTCGGCACCATCATCACCGGTCAGATCGGCGTCGACCGCCGGCTCACCGAACGACTTGCGACGAGCGAGTACGACGCCGACCGCATCGAGACGCGGCTGCACGACATCCAGCGCGGCGAGTGGTTAGTTAGTCCTGCCGCGCCGTTCGCCGAACGCCAGCCACGCCCCTTCCACGTCACCTCGCCACCACTTCCGCCTGGCCACCCAGAGGGCAGCAAACCGTTGACTGGCCGCACTCAGCGGGAGTTCGAGCGCGCGTTCCAGGCGGCGAAAACCCACACGCATGACGAGTACGGCGTTCCTGTCGGCCGGGCCGCCAGCGGGAGTACGGAACCAGCGGCCGTCGATGCCGGCGACGCGAGCGGCTCGACGCTCCCCGCTGCGACCGCTACCATCCCGCATACGGAGCGCTTCCCGGACTGTCTCACCTACATCGACGAACCGCCGTACCCGCTCGTCAGCGAGAGCAGCGAGACCGACGACACGAGATACGCATCGACGCCCGACGGCATGCGCCGCGCGATTCAGTCCCACCACTCCCTCGCGGAGGTCGACCGCGCGAACATCCCCATCTGTTCGTTGGACCTCACGCTCACCGCTGCCGAGCGCGCCGCCAGCGACTACAGTGATGCGCAGCTGCGGTTCCTCACGGCCGTCTACATGGCTCACCAGCAGCGCTTCGACCGGGAACTGGAGTACGACATCGTCTGGGACTCGATGACGCATCTGGAGGCGTACGTCGGCATCGACACGGACGGCGTGCAGGCGCTGGTCGACGACGGCCTCCTGCGCGTGGACTGCCGCCGCCCCCACAAACTGTACACGGTCACACCCGAGGGCCGCGACGTGATCGACGTCGGCCACCGTGAGGGGATCGCGCACGGCGATGGCACGGGTGATCTTTCCGAATCGAGTCTCCACGTTGCGATGGTCGAACTGGGTGCTCGCCTCCTCGAACAGGAACTAGTTGGTGCCGACCAGCCCGGCGACCGCGTCCAACGCTACTGCGGCGTGGCGGATGGTCGGCTTGATGCGGCTGTCCTCGCAGACGACGAGACGATTGTGGCGACGTTAGAAGCCGAGCGCATCAATAACGACCGCAGCGAGGCGATTCCCCGCGACTTCGATCAGATGGCCGCCTGCAACCCCGACCAGGCGTGGTGGCTCGTCAAAACCCGCAGTGATGCCGCCAACCTCCTCCGCGCCCTCCACAACCCACCGGATGACGATCCACGCGTCCCCCGCACGTACAGCGAGAACATGGCGCCCCGCGAATACCGCCTCGACACCCCCGGGTTGACCGACGTCTACACGTTCGAATACGCCCGCGACACCTACCTTGACGAAACCCGTCCCGAATAA
- a CDS encoding transcription initiation factor IIB, producing MSSTNASEKTVSDVQHTTEERDPELTVEHDPSGRSACPECEGQVITEDEQSFCTDCGLIVADEWVDRSPTLNDLGLVGGADQSIETVDPLRTDKGLHTKIGRNTDGHGNPLSNEQWEKVQRLRKWHKRMQFGESRKRTKRLNEGLRDVEMIGGNLGLPDHVIKQAAQHLRSASEAWLPGGRMAWEALAGGAVLLAARASSVDRDEIDVAVATHTKAPHERVCAAARKIRCECGFDAPLIRPNAVMAVVDALADDAIPGARAVRTWRLAQHLMQLGDQVPVGPGTPRCTVAASALYAADRLLSRKHLTQEQVAAAASTIVATSRNRIARYSRELVDAYEAEHGTDDPSIGLEEERDTLR from the coding sequence ATGTCGAGTACCAACGCGAGCGAAAAGACGGTTTCGGACGTACAGCATACGACCGAGGAACGCGATCCCGAACTGACGGTCGAACACGACCCGTCGGGGCGGTCGGCCTGTCCGGAATGTGAGGGCCAGGTGATCACCGAAGACGAGCAGTCGTTCTGCACGGACTGCGGGCTGATCGTCGCCGACGAGTGGGTGGACCGGAGCCCGACGCTGAACGACCTGGGCCTGGTCGGGGGCGCTGACCAGAGCATCGAGACGGTAGACCCGCTGCGGACGGACAAGGGCCTGCACACGAAGATCGGAAGGAACACTGACGGGCACGGCAATCCCCTGAGCAACGAGCAGTGGGAGAAGGTCCAGCGGTTGCGGAAGTGGCACAAGCGGATGCAGTTCGGGGAGAGTCGCAAGCGGACGAAGCGGCTCAACGAGGGGCTGCGTGACGTCGAGATGATCGGCGGGAACCTGGGGCTGCCGGACCACGTCATCAAGCAGGCGGCGCAACATCTCCGGAGCGCTTCGGAAGCGTGGCTGCCGGGCGGGCGGATGGCCTGGGAGGCACTCGCTGGCGGCGCCGTCCTGTTGGCCGCGCGGGCCTCATCGGTCGACCGGGACGAAATCGACGTCGCGGTCGCGACGCACACCAAGGCGCCCCACGAGCGGGTGTGCGCTGCGGCGCGGAAGATTCGGTGTGAATGCGGGTTCGATGCACCACTCATCAGGCCCAACGCCGTGATGGCGGTCGTCGATGCGCTCGCTGACGACGCCATCCCCGGGGCGCGAGCCGTGCGGACGTGGCGGCTGGCTCAACACCTGATGCAACTCGGTGACCAGGTGCCGGTCGGGCCGGGGACGCCACGGTGCACCGTCGCGGCGTCGGCGCTGTACGCGGCGGATCGGCTGCTGTCGCGCAAGCACCTCACCCAGGAGCAGGTCGCCGCGGCGGCGAGCACGATCGTGGCGACGTCCCGAAACCGGATCGCGCGGTACAGTCGGGAGCTCGTCGACGCCTACGAAGCCGAACACGGCACCGACGACCCGAGTATCGGCCTCGAGGAGGAACGGGACACCCTGCGCTGA
- the tnpA gene encoding IS200/IS605 family transposase, producing the protein MPRGFDRERTTVHKLQYHFIWCPKYRKSVLESEVRDRLEALIEEKADELGLEILELTIRPDHVHLFITGDPTLAPNKIMQQVKGYSSRHLRDEFDFGLPSLWTRSYFVSSAGDVSSEVIEEYIDAQAGE; encoded by the coding sequence ATGCCTCGTGGGTTCGACAGGGAACGTACCACCGTCCACAAACTCCAGTACCACTTCATCTGGTGTCCGAAGTACCGCAAATCGGTACTTGAGAGCGAGGTACGCGACCGTCTCGAAGCACTCATCGAGGAGAAAGCCGACGAACTCGGCTTAGAGATACTGGAGTTGACGATTCGCCCCGACCACGTACACCTGTTCATCACGGGCGACCCGACGCTCGCTCCGAACAAGATCATGCAACAGGTCAAGGGCTACTCCTCGCGCCACCTCCGCGACGAGTTCGATTTTGGCCTCCCTTCGCTGTGGACACGCTCGTACTTCGTCTCCAGTGCGGGCGACGTATCCAGCGAAGTCATCGAGGAGTACATCGACGCCCAAGCCGGTGAGTAG
- a CDS encoding RNA-guided endonuclease InsQ/TnpB family protein, whose product MQRNVSTTVRVKLHSLTNRKADLLAREYEAFQTEVHGGNSNLYSATDQQASKVQRQKDPNPDTEQPVVLRNDVFDVAHDEDTVLSSWWVKVPVYDPEQGRGNSIWCPANVPQKDEQLVREDDIRDSELVRRDGEWYVHLVVKRSVTVQDEYDDVLAIDMGARWVATTAFLSDRKTTFYGEEVRRIREHYKQLRKSIGKAKPRHGQQVVERIGDAEARKVDDRLHKIARQIVEDAEERNAVIVVGDLGGIRKDNDKGRYVNDKTHKMPFARLLNYIEYKAHDAGIDVQLVDEYDTSQMCNRCACEGVRATQGRFECPECGLDDNADKNGALNIGKRALGKFSKPLSEAGAELAQPETQVIVDRDDEPANLSVSVGSTPSGGTPRL is encoded by the coding sequence ATGCAACGGAACGTCTCGACCACGGTGCGGGTAAAACTCCACTCGCTGACCAACAGGAAGGCTGACCTGCTCGCCCGTGAGTACGAGGCGTTCCAGACCGAGGTACACGGCGGAAACTCCAACCTCTACTCCGCGACCGACCAGCAGGCGTCGAAAGTCCAGCGACAGAAAGACCCGAACCCCGACACCGAACAACCCGTCGTCCTCCGCAACGACGTGTTCGACGTGGCCCACGACGAGGACACCGTTCTCTCGTCGTGGTGGGTCAAAGTCCCGGTCTACGACCCCGAACAGGGACGGGGTAACTCCATCTGGTGTCCCGCCAACGTCCCACAGAAAGACGAACAACTCGTCCGTGAGGACGATATTCGGGACAGCGAACTGGTGCGTCGTGACGGTGAGTGGTACGTGCATCTCGTCGTGAAGCGGTCTGTGACCGTCCAAGACGAGTACGACGACGTACTGGCTATCGACATGGGCGCACGCTGGGTCGCTACAACGGCGTTCCTCTCCGACCGAAAGACTACCTTCTACGGTGAGGAGGTTCGCCGTATCCGTGAACACTACAAGCAGTTGCGGAAGTCCATCGGGAAAGCCAAACCTCGACACGGACAGCAGGTTGTCGAGCGTATCGGGGACGCCGAAGCGCGGAAGGTCGACGATCGCCTCCACAAGATTGCTCGGCAAATCGTGGAGGACGCCGAAGAACGGAATGCGGTCATCGTTGTGGGCGACCTCGGTGGGATTCGCAAGGACAACGACAAGGGCCGGTACGTCAACGACAAGACGCACAAGATGCCGTTCGCCCGCCTGCTCAACTACATCGAGTACAAAGCCCACGACGCGGGCATCGACGTGCAGTTGGTTGACGAATACGACACCTCACAGATGTGCAACCGCTGTGCCTGCGAGGGCGTCCGAGCAACGCAGGGACGCTTCGAGTGCCCCGAGTGTGGGCTGGACGACAACGCCGACAAGAACGGTGCGCTCAACATCGGCAAACGAGCCTTGGGCAAGTTCTCGAAACCGCTGTCCGAGGCGGGGGCCGAACTGGCACAGCCCGAAACGCAGGTCATCGTCGACCGTGACGACGAACCTGCGAACCTCTCCGTATCCGTGGGTTCAACCCCCAGTGGGGGAACCCCACGGCTTTAG
- a CDS encoding type IV toxin-antitoxin system AbiEi family antitoxin domain-containing protein, with protein sequence MSAIEQSENIRQGLSTRESRLLSRLAGAGHQIISVDDIKTTLEVPSNTAREIAARLTKKGWLDRLFPGTYLIIPLAAGEAAVYTTHEYLIAAHVAEPMYIGYYSALSHHGLTEQVPRTVYVVTPTRAQSREIHGVPYRVTTVTERKFFGFEPTSIEGTTLQVSDPEKTLVDCADHPEFCGGLRELATAMRTADERGCDWDTVGEYLERLDNGAATKRIVYLADQLGIDLPAREELVASFTSGYSLLDPTRPDTGSTDSTYRLRINVEPATLEPTES encoded by the coding sequence ATGAGTGCAATAGAACAATCGGAAAATATACGCCAAGGCCTCTCGACTCGGGAAAGTCGGCTCCTTTCGCGACTGGCTGGCGCGGGGCACCAGATTATCTCCGTCGACGACATCAAGACGACGCTGGAGGTCCCCTCGAACACCGCTCGCGAGATCGCCGCTCGGCTCACCAAAAAGGGCTGGCTCGACCGGCTCTTCCCGGGCACGTATCTCATCATTCCACTTGCTGCCGGCGAGGCGGCCGTGTACACAACCCACGAGTACCTCATCGCCGCCCACGTCGCCGAGCCGATGTACATCGGCTACTACAGCGCCCTCAGCCACCACGGACTGACCGAACAGGTCCCCCGGACGGTGTACGTCGTCACGCCGACCCGAGCGCAAAGTCGCGAGATCCACGGCGTCCCGTACCGCGTCACGACAGTCACCGAGCGAAAATTCTTCGGCTTTGAGCCGACATCGATCGAGGGTACGACTCTGCAGGTCAGCGACCCGGAGAAGACGCTGGTCGACTGTGCGGACCACCCCGAATTCTGCGGTGGCCTTCGAGAGCTCGCAACCGCGATGCGCACCGCCGACGAACGGGGTTGCGACTGGGACACGGTCGGCGAGTACCTCGAGCGTCTCGACAACGGCGCTGCGACCAAGCGAATCGTCTACCTCGCCGACCAACTCGGCATCGACCTCCCCGCTCGTGAAGAACTCGTCGCGTCGTTCACGAGTGGGTACTCGTTGCTGGACCCGACGCGGCCCGACACCGGATCGACCGACAGTACGTATCGCCTCCGAATCAACGTCGAGCCAGCCACGCTGGAGCCAACGGAGTCCTGA
- a CDS encoding RNA-guided endonuclease InsQ/TnpB family protein, protein MADDYLRRTAITRPILTDEQQQLLDTTINEWKTACNISSQTGWEHGETRKTYLQDLAYDRVLEETRLGSQHAILATHQAAAALSGVEEIKELDEEYKTSRPEFTAETVKYDTRTMTLFDDGTVSLSTVDDRIRCDLALPDDEDGYQHQYLNGEGWELTESTLSRRDGDYYLHLGFRKPKPEKQVEQQSDDEDRTVLGVDLGIVNIATTSTAYFASGRELIHRHREFERIRGNLQQIGTQSAHRTIQQMSGRESRYVRDILHRVANDIIEEALEHNCEYIAVENLRHIRERAPPVKEFHQWAHRQLVDLVEYKADTEGISVEYVDPENTSRRCPECGHTSEGNRVTQAEFECEKCGATANADYVGAKNVGWRYVRRGLQSSRRTGDSQLALKSGTVTPNRGFVPSD, encoded by the coding sequence GTGGCGGACGACTACCTGAGACGCACCGCAATCACCCGCCCCATCCTTACCGACGAGCAACAACAACTCCTCGATACCACTATCAACGAGTGGAAAACTGCCTGCAACATCAGCAGCCAGACCGGATGGGAACACGGTGAAACGCGGAAAACCTACCTCCAAGACCTCGCCTATGATAGAGTGTTGGAGGAGACGCGTCTCGGGAGCCAGCACGCAATCCTCGCCACCCACCAAGCCGCAGCCGCACTCTCCGGCGTCGAAGAAATCAAAGAACTGGACGAGGAGTATAAGACCTCACGTCCGGAGTTCACCGCCGAGACAGTGAAATACGACACGCGGACGATGACACTATTCGACGACGGAACAGTTTCACTCTCAACGGTTGACGACCGCATTCGGTGTGATCTCGCGTTGCCGGACGACGAAGATGGCTACCAACACCAGTATCTCAACGGTGAGGGCTGGGAACTGACCGAATCCACGCTTTCTCGGCGTGATGGCGACTACTACCTGCACCTCGGCTTTCGCAAACCGAAGCCCGAGAAACAGGTTGAACAACAGAGCGACGACGAGGACAGGACAGTTCTCGGCGTCGACCTCGGCATCGTCAACATCGCCACCACCTCGACGGCCTACTTCGCATCCGGCAGAGAACTCATCCATCGACACCGGGAGTTCGAGCGGATACGTGGCAACCTTCAGCAGATTGGGACACAATCCGCACACCGGACGATTCAGCAGATGAGCGGCAGGGAATCACGGTACGTTCGAGACATCCTCCACCGCGTGGCCAACGACATCATCGAGGAAGCACTGGAGCATAACTGCGAGTACATCGCGGTTGAGAACCTGAGACACATCAGGGAACGTGCGCCGCCGGTGAAAGAGTTCCACCAGTGGGCGCACCGCCAGCTCGTTGACCTCGTGGAGTACAAGGCTGACACGGAAGGCATCAGTGTTGAGTACGTTGATCCGGAGAACACGAGTCGGCGGTGTCCCGAATGCGGCCACACAAGCGAAGGCAATCGTGTTACGCAGGCGGAGTTCGAGTGCGAGAAGTGTGGTGCAACGGCGAACGCAGACTATGTTGGAGCGAAAAACGTTGGATGGCGGTATGTCCGTCGCGGCCTACAGTCGTCACGACGGACGGGCGACAGTCAACTCGCCCTCAAGTCAGGAACAGTGACGCCGAACCGGGGATTCGTCCCGTCCGACTAA